The Echinicola rosea genome has a segment encoding these proteins:
- a CDS encoding superoxide dismutase — MAFELPKLPYDYNALEPNIDAKTMEIHYGKHHNGYVTKLNDAIAGTDLEGKSLEELMKVAGSNGAVRNNGGGHFNHSLFWTILSPNGGGQPSGDLASAIDAKFGSFDAFKEEFNKAAATRFGSGWAWLCVDKNKELCVCSSPNQDNPLMDIAECPGTPILGLDVWEHAYYLNYQNRRPDYISAFWNVVNWEEVSKRYAAAK; from the coding sequence ATGGCTTTTGAATTACCAAAACTACCGTATGACTACAATGCATTGGAACCAAATATCGATGCTAAGACAATGGAAATCCACTATGGTAAACACCACAATGGATATGTTACAAAATTGAACGATGCTATTGCAGGAACTGACTTGGAAGGTAAAAGCCTTGAGGAATTGATGAAAGTAGCCGGTTCTAACGGAGCGGTAAGAAATAACGGTGGTGGTCACTTTAACCACTCTCTTTTCTGGACCATTCTATCTCCAAACGGTGGAGGTCAGCCTTCAGGAGATTTGGCTTCTGCTATTGACGCGAAGTTTGGCTCTTTTGATGCATTCAAAGAAGAATTTAACAAAGCCGCTGCGACAAGATTTGGTTCAGGTTGGGCTTGGTTGTGTGTCGATAAGAACAAAGAGCTGTGTGTATGCTCTTCTCCAAACCAAGATAATCCATTGATGGATATCGCAGAATGCCCTGGCACTCCAATCCTTGGACTAGATGTTTGGGAACACGCTTATTACCTAAACTACCAAAACAGAAGACCTGACTATATTTCTGCTTTCTGGAATGTAGTGAACTGGGAAGAAGTAAGCAAAAGATATGCTGCCGCCAAATAA
- a CDS encoding outer membrane beta-barrel protein — protein sequence MRISYQICTVLFFFLLATGHTVARQSSELIGRVMDTNGAALPFANVSVLEKGGGGMVVGAVSDENGDFMISTSKVGEVILSISSIGYKTYQTSPFTLESGMKKDFGTIQVEEEATSLDAVEVRSSRPEVIIEADRTVVNVEGTVMAEGSTALDVVGRSPGVYVDADGNINLNGRSGVIVLIDDRQTYMSAKDLANFLRAMPADNIKSIEVINNPPAKYDAEGAAGVLNIQLKKNDYNGMNGSIQAGHYYNGRHAPFAGGSLNLKRGKWTTNLSLNYNTWVRDIDLQILRRFKEENGTSEFDQDALLQLGEENFFLSGGADYQINKKHSVGFSFQASDRDGEENGDSQTDISNPDNPDINHLQALNDSESGNTRIFTNFHYVGNLDTLGTKLSADVDYTVVDGGSLSLLTNNYWVNEATEAGTMDRIRTENDMAYTIFTAKADFTKPLSEKVKLETGVKGSWVESDNMLDISKSTEDGPFEPDQNSNHFIYNENVLAAYASVKSPLGKKLDFQAGLRMEYSDITGNSVTLNQVNKQEYLNLFPSMFLQHKVSDNYSIIYNVNRRITRPNYRLLNPFVFYVDPLTTEKGNPNLQPQYANNFEMSHVFKQAYQFTLAYSRTTNSIDQVMIQNDETKETTLQVQNFDKSEDFSLRMMVPVEIAEWYSTSNMLHLYYKAYQSQLGDDFLDVSQFSYMARTQHNITLPKGFKVELVGMYISPFLEGQMKFNGFGWVDAGVTKSFKDDKFSVTVNGQDIFRTRGIKGGVNFADINTDIRQYNSQQAVRVTFRWNFSKGEKFKVSNRSGSAEERNRLD from the coding sequence ATGAGAATTTCTTACCAAATATGTACTGTACTGTTTTTCTTTTTGTTGGCGACCGGCCATACCGTAGCAAGGCAGAGCAGTGAGCTAATAGGCAGGGTCATGGATACCAATGGAGCAGCCTTACCTTTTGCCAATGTTTCCGTGTTGGAAAAAGGAGGAGGTGGTATGGTCGTAGGTGCTGTTTCAGATGAAAATGGAGACTTTATGATCAGTACATCCAAGGTGGGAGAAGTTATCCTGAGCATTTCCTCCATTGGGTACAAGACTTACCAAACATCTCCATTTACCCTTGAATCAGGTATGAAAAAGGATTTTGGAACCATTCAAGTGGAAGAGGAGGCGACCTCCCTGGATGCAGTGGAAGTACGGAGTAGTAGGCCAGAAGTCATCATTGAGGCAGATAGGACAGTGGTAAATGTCGAAGGTACTGTAATGGCAGAAGGTAGTACGGCACTTGATGTAGTAGGGCGGTCTCCAGGCGTCTATGTAGATGCCGATGGAAACATCAACCTCAATGGACGGTCTGGGGTGATTGTCTTGATAGATGATCGCCAAACCTACATGAGTGCTAAAGACCTGGCCAATTTTCTAAGGGCCATGCCTGCGGACAATATCAAGAGCATTGAAGTGATCAATAATCCACCTGCCAAATACGATGCGGAAGGAGCGGCAGGAGTGCTCAATATCCAGTTGAAAAAGAATGATTACAATGGTATGAATGGAAGCATCCAGGCCGGGCACTATTATAATGGCCGACATGCTCCCTTTGCTGGAGGAAGCTTAAACCTTAAGCGGGGTAAGTGGACCACCAATCTTAGCCTAAACTATAACACTTGGGTACGTGACATTGACCTGCAAATTTTAAGGAGGTTTAAAGAAGAAAACGGTACATCTGAGTTTGATCAGGACGCTCTTTTACAGCTTGGAGAGGAGAATTTTTTCCTGTCTGGCGGGGCGGATTATCAGATAAACAAAAAGCATTCCGTTGGGTTTAGTTTTCAGGCTTCTGATCGGGATGGCGAAGAAAATGGAGATTCCCAAACGGATATTTCCAATCCGGACAATCCGGACATCAATCACCTGCAGGCGCTGAATGACAGCGAATCAGGGAATACCCGGATTTTCACCAACTTCCATTACGTAGGTAATTTGGACACCTTGGGCACAAAGTTATCGGCTGATGTGGACTACACCGTAGTGGATGGAGGAAGCCTTAGCTTGCTGACCAACAATTATTGGGTCAATGAGGCCACAGAGGCGGGTACCATGGATAGGATTCGAACGGAAAATGACATGGCCTACACGATTTTTACGGCCAAAGCAGATTTTACCAAGCCCCTAAGTGAAAAGGTGAAGCTTGAAACTGGAGTAAAGGGCAGCTGGGTGGAATCGGACAATATGCTGGACATCTCCAAGAGCACTGAAGATGGTCCTTTCGAGCCGGACCAAAATAGCAACCACTTTATTTATAATGAAAATGTATTGGCAGCTTATGCCTCAGTAAAATCTCCGCTAGGCAAAAAACTGGACTTTCAAGCTGGGCTCAGGATGGAATATTCAGACATTACCGGCAATTCAGTGACCCTTAACCAAGTCAACAAACAGGAATACCTGAACCTGTTTCCAAGTATGTTTTTACAGCACAAAGTGTCCGATAATTATTCCATCATCTATAATGTCAATAGAAGAATCACCCGCCCTAATTATCGTTTGCTGAATCCCTTCGTGTTTTATGTGGATCCATTGACTACGGAAAAAGGTAATCCCAATCTTCAGCCCCAGTATGCCAATAATTTTGAAATGAGCCATGTTTTTAAGCAGGCTTACCAGTTTACTTTGGCCTATTCCAGGACCACGAATTCTATCGATCAGGTGATGATCCAAAATGATGAAACCAAAGAGACCACCCTTCAAGTACAAAACTTTGATAAATCAGAGGACTTTAGCTTGAGAATGATGGTGCCGGTAGAGATTGCTGAATGGTACAGCACCAGCAATATGCTTCACTTGTATTATAAAGCCTACCAGTCTCAATTGGGGGATGACTTTTTGGATGTAAGTCAGTTTTCTTACATGGCCAGAACCCAGCACAACATCACCCTTCCCAAAGGGTTTAAGGTAGAGCTGGTGGGCATGTATATCAGTCCTTTTCTTGAGGGACAGATGAAATTCAATGGCTTTGGCTGGGTGGATGCAGGGGTTACCAAGTCCTTTAAAGACGATAAGTTCAGTGTGACTGTAAATGGCCAGGATATTTTCAGGACAAGAGGGATCAAAGGCGGGGTCAATTTTGCCGATATCAATACCGATATCAGGCAATACAATAGCCAGCAAGCCGTCAGGGTGACGTTTCGGTGGAACTTTTCTAAAGGCGAAAAATTTAAAGTGTCCAATAGAAGCGGTAGTGCGGAGGAGCGAAACCGATTGGACTAA
- a CDS encoding MaoC family dehydratase: MSQLVINSFEEFEKHIGQSLGSSEYHKITQDQINKFADATLDHQWIHTDPEKAKAEGAFGNTIAHGYLTLSIVPFLWEQIVKVNNLKMLVNYGIESLRFAQPVVVDSEVRLHASLTNITNLRGTVKTEMSIKLEIKDQKKPAFTGKLIFLYHFK; the protein is encoded by the coding sequence ATGAGCCAATTAGTCATCAACAGTTTCGAGGAGTTCGAAAAACACATCGGCCAAAGCCTAGGATCCTCTGAATACCACAAAATCACACAGGATCAAATCAATAAATTTGCCGATGCTACGCTCGATCATCAGTGGATTCACACTGATCCGGAAAAAGCCAAAGCAGAAGGAGCTTTTGGCAACACTATCGCACATGGCTACCTCACACTTTCCATTGTCCCCTTCCTATGGGAGCAAATCGTAAAGGTCAATAACCTCAAAATGCTGGTCAATTACGGCATTGAATCCCTCCGCTTTGCACAGCCCGTAGTCGTCGACAGCGAAGTCCGACTCCACGCATCCCTGACCAATATCACTAATCTTAGGGGAACTGTAAAAACAGAAATGAGCATAAAATTAGAAATCAAAGACCAGAAAAAACCTGCCTTTACGGGAAAACTGATCTTCCTTTATCACTTCAAATAA
- a CDS encoding nucleoside deaminase, whose translation MDLYTPEYFMNEALKQAKMAFEEGEIPVGAVMVCRNRVIARAYNQTEKLNDVTAHAEILAITAASDSLGAKYLTACELYVTLEPCVMCAGASFWAQLGGIHFAARDPRRGYSNIQEGLLHPKTKVSQGIMEVEAKDLLDSFFKKLRK comes from the coding sequence ATGGATTTGTACACGCCGGAATATTTTATGAACGAAGCCTTGAAACAGGCCAAAATGGCTTTTGAGGAAGGTGAAATTCCGGTCGGGGCAGTGATGGTCTGTAGAAATAGGGTGATCGCAAGGGCATATAATCAGACAGAGAAACTTAATGATGTGACGGCTCATGCTGAGATCTTGGCCATTACGGCAGCATCCGATTCACTTGGGGCAAAATACCTCACAGCGTGCGAACTTTATGTCACATTGGAGCCTTGTGTAATGTGTGCCGGCGCCAGCTTTTGGGCTCAGCTAGGTGGCATCCATTTTGCAGCTCGTGATCCTAGAAGAGGATATTCTAACATTCAGGAGGGGCTTTTGCACCCTAAAACCAAGGTCAGTCAAGGGATTATGGAGGTAGAAGCCAAGGATTTGCTAGATTCCTTCTTCAAAAAACTGAGAAAATAG